A genomic region of Salvelinus alpinus chromosome 12, SLU_Salpinus.1, whole genome shotgun sequence contains the following coding sequences:
- the LOC139536034 gene encoding green-sensitive opsin-2-like, protein MQNGTEGSNFYIPMSNRTGLVRSPFLYQQYYLAPPWQYYCLAFYIFFLICFGFPINGLTLYVTATNKKLRQPLNFILVNLAAAGMIMVLFGFTITITSALNGYFIFGPMGCAIEGFMATLGGEVALWSLVVLAVERYIVVCKPMGSFTFTSTHAGAGVAFTWIAAMACAAPPLIGWSRYIPEGMQCSCGPDYYTLAEGFNNESYVIYMFTCHFIFPVCMIAFTYGSLVLTVKAAAASQQDSASTQKAEKEVTRMCILMVCGFMIAWTPYASLAAWIFFNKGVAFTAQSMAIPAFFSKSSALFNPIIYVLMNKQFRGCMLAAVGMKAEEDETSVSASRTEVSSVGPA, encoded by the exons ATGCAGAACGGCACGGAAGGAAGCAACTTCTACATCCCCATGTCCAACCGGACTGGGCTTGTAAGGAGTCCTTTTCTATACCAACAGTACTACTTGGCGCCTCCATGGCAATACTATTGTCTTGCCTTCTATATTTTCTTCCTGATCTGTTTTGGATTCCCCATCAACGGACTGACCTTGTATGTCACAGCCACAAACAAGAAGCTTCGGCAACCCCTTAACTTCATCCTGGTCAACTTGGCTGCAGCTGGAATGATCATGGTCCTCTTTGgattcaccatcaccatcacatcTGCTCTTAACGGCTACTTCATCTTTGGGCCAATGGGCTGTGCTATTGAGGGCTTCATGGCTACACTTGGAG GTGAGGTTGCCCTGTGGTCTCTGGTAGTGCTGGCTGTCGAGAGATACATTGTGGTCTGCAAGCCCATGGGCAGCTTCACGTTCACCTCCACCCACGCTGGTGCTGGTGTTGCATTCACCTGGATAGCTGCTATGGCTTGTGCTGCTCCCCCACTGATTGGCTGGTCCAG GTACATCCCAGAGGGCATGCAGTGCTCATGTGGACCTGACTACTACACCTTAGCCGAAGGCTTCAACAATGAATCATATGTGATCTACATGTTTACCTGCCACTTCATATTCCCAGTCTGTATGATCGCCTTCACTTATGGAAGTCTTGTCCTCACAGTCAAGGCG GCTGCAGCTTCCCAGCAGGACTCAGCATCTACCCAGAAAGCTGAGAAGGAAGTGACACGTATGTGCATCCTGATGGTTTGTGGTTTCATGATCGCCTGGACCCCCTATGCCAGCCTTGCTGCCTGGATCTTCTTCAACAAAGGAGTTGCTTTCACTGCCCAGTCCATGGCTATACCTGCCTTCTTCTCCAAGAGCTCAGCTTTGTTCAACCCCATTATCTATGTGCTGATGAACAAACAG ttccgtGGCTGTATGCTGGCCGCTGTAGGGATGAAAGCAGAAGAAGATGAGACGTCAGTGTCAGCAAGCAGGACAGAAGTTTCTTCTGTGGGCCCTGCATAG